In one Brassica oleracea var. oleracea cultivar TO1000 chromosome C9, BOL, whole genome shotgun sequence genomic region, the following are encoded:
- the LOC106315453 gene encoding uncharacterized protein LOC106315453 isoform X3, which produces MASNTLPAKDLTEVNVSIDDVSTAGPLCSLCFCDSVIYNIIMHAVIIGTLMCVKNWPEALLYGSLSHVFGVTAIFLLLRLISPVLAMRTCIPILSWVGITFIYQAISCCCKAVELDMKAERDAANLV; this is translated from the exons ATGGCAAGTAACACGCTTCCAGCTAAGGACCTAACCGAGGTTAATGTTTCCATCGACGACGTATCAACGGCCGGTCCTCTATGCAGCCTATGCTT CTGCGATTCGGTGATCTACAACATCATCATGCATGCTGTCATCATCGGCACA CTTATGTGCGTAAAAAACTGGCCTGAAGCTTTACTTTACGGAAGTTTGAGTCATGTGTTTGGTGTTACTGCAATATTCTTACTACTTCGTCTAATTTCTCCGGTCCTAGCCATGAGAACGTGCATACCAATTCTTTCGTGGGTTGGAATTACCTTCATCTACCAAGCAATTTCATGCTGCTGTAAAGCTGTTGAACTCGATATGAAAGCTGAACGTGATGCAGCAAATCTTGTTTGA
- the LOC106315453 gene encoding uncharacterized protein LOC106315453 isoform X2 yields MASNTLPAKDLTEVNVSIDDVSTAGPLCSLCFCDSVIYNIIMHAVIIGTVLMCVKNWPEALLYGSLSHVFGVTAIFLLLRLISPVLAMRTCIPILSWVGITFIYQAISCCCKAVELDMKAERDAANLV; encoded by the exons ATGGCAAGTAACACGCTTCCAGCTAAGGACCTAACCGAGGTTAATGTTTCCATCGACGACGTATCAACGGCCGGTCCTCTATGCAGCCTATGCTT CTGCGATTCGGTGATCTACAACATCATCATGCATGCTGTCATCATCGGCACAGTT CTTATGTGCGTAAAAAACTGGCCTGAAGCTTTACTTTACGGAAGTTTGAGTCATGTGTTTGGTGTTACTGCAATATTCTTACTACTTCGTCTAATTTCTCCGGTCCTAGCCATGAGAACGTGCATACCAATTCTTTCGTGGGTTGGAATTACCTTCATCTACCAAGCAATTTCATGCTGCTGTAAAGCTGTTGAACTCGATATGAAAGCTGAACGTGATGCAGCAAATCTTGTTTGA
- the LOC106315453 gene encoding uncharacterized protein LOC106315453 isoform X1, with translation MASNTLPAKDLTEVNVSIDDVSTAGPLCSLCFCDSVIYNIIMHAVIIGTVVSLFYHLQKNNEYFSMISFLILSQFVAFIFQLMCVKNWPEALLYGSLSHVFGVTAIFLLLRLISPVLAMRTCIPILSWVGITFIYQAISCCCKAVELDMKAERDAANLV, from the exons ATGGCAAGTAACACGCTTCCAGCTAAGGACCTAACCGAGGTTAATGTTTCCATCGACGACGTATCAACGGCCGGTCCTCTATGCAGCCTATGCTT CTGCGATTCGGTGATCTACAACATCATCATGCATGCTGTCATCATCGGCACAGTTGTATCGTTATTCTATCATCTCCAGAAAAATAACGAGTACTTTTCCATGATATCATTCCTAATATTGTCCCAATTTGTGGCATTTATATTCCAGCTTATGTGCGTAAAAAACTGGCCTGAAGCTTTACTTTACGGAAGTTTGAGTCATGTGTTTGGTGTTACTGCAATATTCTTACTACTTCGTCTAATTTCTCCGGTCCTAGCCATGAGAACGTGCATACCAATTCTTTCGTGGGTTGGAATTACCTTCATCTACCAAGCAATTTCATGCTGCTGTAAAGCTGTTGAACTCGATATGAAAGCTGAACGTGATGCAGCAAATCTTGTTTGA
- the LOC106314065 gene encoding xyloglucan endotransglucosylase/hydrolase protein 9, whose product MKKTKKADRELKKANGAYKDANTKLVLVNSSQQAYDIEQQSGATLSDALTATASFPKHNEFDFEFLGNTTGEPYIVQTNVYVNGVGNREQRLNLWFDPTTEFHTYSILWSKRSVVFMVDETPIRVHKNLEDKGIPFAKDQAMGVYSSIWNADDWATQGGLVKTDWSHAPFIASYKDFKIDACEVPTTADLSKCSGEEQRFWWDEPTVSELSLHQNHQLIWVRANHMIYDYCFDAARFPVTPLECQHHRHL is encoded by the exons ATGAAGAAGACAAAGAAGGCTGATAGAGAATTGAAGAAAGCTAATGGTGCTTATAAAGATGCTAACACTAAATTGGTATTGGTCAATTCTAGCCAACAAGCTTATGATATTGAAC AACAAAGTGGAGCCACACTGAGTGATGCCCTCACAGCAACGGCTTCATTCCCCAAACACAACGAGTTTGACTTCGAGTTCTTAGGCAACACGACGGGCGAGCCTTACATAGTCCAGACAAACGTCTACGTGAACGGAGTTGGAAACAGAGAGCAAAGACTCAACCTTTGGTTCGATCCCACCACTGAGTTCCACACTTACTCTATCCTCTGGAGTAAACGCAGCGTTGT GTTTATGGTAGATGAGACTCCTATTCGTGTCCACAAGAATCTTGAAGACAAAGGCATTCCATTTGCTAAAGACCAAGCGATGGGAGTGTACAGTTCGATCTGGAATGCTGATGATTGGGCGACTCAAGGAGGTCTTGTGAAAACGGATTGGAGTCACGCGCCTTTCATTGCTTCTTACAAAGATTTCAAGATTGATGCTTGCGAGGTTCCGACAACGGCTGATCTAAGCAAGTGTAGTGGAGAAGAGCAGAGATTCTGGTGGGATGAGCCGACTGTGTCTGAGCTGAGTCTTCATCAGAATCATCAGCTTATTTGGGTTAGAGCTAACCATATGATTTATGATTATTGTTTTGATGCGGCGAGGTTTCCTGTTACTCCTCTTGAGTGCCAGCACCATCGTCATTTGTAG
- the LOC106314066 gene encoding F-box protein SKIP19-like, which translates to MASSSLTTPVMKEDGECKSWADLPSELTSSILSRLCAVDILENAQKVCTSWRRVCKDPATWRNIDMGSIGDVRFNPEIMCRHAVDRSQGGLVEINIWYFGTDSLLNYVADRSSNLRSLKLALVPPITAEGLTEALVKLPLLEELDVSYCAVESLKVVGQSLPNLKTLKLYFGLGPPGYVNDDDALAIAETMHGLRFLQLLFGNMLSDIGLNAILDNCPNLEHLDLRLCLNVNFVGDLEKRCSERIKVVRRPDDSTHDYPYDVFFYDANSFDDYYPEVDYPEDDDPYYPEDHYFPATFDHYGDDQYDIDIFGFIQI; encoded by the exons ATGGCATCTTCCTCTTTGACGACTCCAGTTATGAAAGAAGACGGAGAGTGTAAAAGCTGGGCGGATCTTCCGTCTGAATTGACGTCATCTATCCTGAGCAGGCTCTGCGCTGTTGACATATTGGAAAACGCTCAGAAAGTGTGTACATCATGGCGTCGCGTCTGCAAAGACCCTGCCACGTGGCGTAATATAGACATGGGTAGCATAGGAGACGTGCGGTTCAACCCCGAGATCATGTGCCGTCACGCAGTGGATCGTAGCCAAGGAGGTTTGGTTGAGATTAACATTTGGTATTTCGGTACTGATTCTCTCCTCAACTACGTCGCCGACAG GTCAAGTAACCTTAGAAGTCTTAAACTTGCATTAGTCCCTCCCATAACAGCTGAGGGACTTACAGAAGCACTTGTGAAGCTTCCATTGCTTGAAGAACTCGATGTCTCGTACTGCGCAGTAGAGTCTCTTAAAGTTGTAGGGCAGTCTCTTCCTAACCTGAAGACACTGAAGCTATACTTTGGACTCGGGCCTCCTGGGTACGTGAATGATGATGATGCTCTAGCCATCGCTGAAACAATGCATGGACTTCGCTTCCTCCAGCTT CTTTTTGGAAACATGTTATCAGACATTGGTCTAAACGCCATCCTTGATAATTGTCCAAACCTGGAACATCTTGACTTACGTCTGTGTCTCAACGTTAACTTTGTCGGAGATCTGGAGAAGCGGTGTTCGGAGAGGATCAAAGTTGTGAGACGTCCTGATGACTCGACTCATGATTATCCATATGATGTATTCTTTTATGATGCCAATTCATTTGATGACTATTACCCTGAAGTTGATTACCCTGAAGATGATGACCCTTATTACCCTGAAGACCATTACTTCCCAGCTACCTTCGACCACTATGGCGACGATCAGTATGATATTGATATATTCGGTTTCATTCAAATCTAA
- the LOC106314067 gene encoding uncharacterized protein LOC106314067, which translates to MAHENVDSRLQHLWPNTLFPLNSDFKIPIFGDSENSGTFKNRSFTVCNPNNSHKYPSEEMKAKITEEIGLTEKQVSGWFCHRRLKDKRSVKEDGNNIGSQDRSSVVLQDRGSVLRHGSSGSTKQTDHWNQKPRKVESQRLYDDGEVNTSSERRSSLHKSLVSSRDVESSRYVAHNEHPQAMRNYWFSKPSEYLKVKEGIENIAITAVKRQLGRQYREDGRPLAVEFDPLPPGAF; encoded by the exons ATGGCTCACGAGAATGTTGATAGTCGACTTCAACATCTGTGGCCCAATACACTCTTCCCTTTGAATAGTGACTTCAAGATTCCCATCTTTGGAGATAGTGAGAATTCCGGAACCTTCAAGAACAGGAGCTTCACGGTTTGCAACCCAAACAACT CGCATAAGTACCCGAGTGAAGAAATGAAGGCTAAGATAACAGAGGAAATAGGGTTAACCGAGAAGCAAGTTTCTGGCTGGTTCTGCCATAGAAGGTTAAAGGACAAACGGTCTGTAAAAGAAGATGGGAACAACATAGGTAGCCAAGATCGGTCAAGCGTTGTTCTTCAAGATCGTGGGAGCGTACTTCGACATGGCTCAAGCGGTAGCACTAAGCAAACAGATCATTGGAACCAGAAGCCAAGGAAAGTTGAAAGTCAAAGGCTTTATGATGATGGTGAAGTTAACACATCTTCGGAACGTCGCTCATCATTACACAAGAGCCTTGTCTCTAGCAGAGATGTGGAAAGCTCGAGGTATGTTGCGCATAATGAGCATCCTCAGGCTATGAGAAACTATTGGTTTAGCAAGCCTTCTGAATACTTGAAAGTGAAGGAAGGTATTGAGAACATTGCTATTACTGCAGTGAAGAGACAGTTAGGAAGACAGTATCGAGAGGATGGTCGACCACTAGCGGTTGAGTTCGATCCTCTTCCTCCTGGTGCGTTTTGA
- the LOC106315452 gene encoding LOW QUALITY PROTEIN: frataxin, mitochondrial (The sequence of the model RefSeq protein was modified relative to this genomic sequence to represent the inferred CDS: deleted 1 base in 1 codon) has translation MATASRFLRRLQRSLKLPPPLLRSNVPRALSCLAHKTTEPFESRIRHDSSIIIRSFSSQGPAPIDYSSVLQEDEFHRLANVTINNLLEKIEDYGDNVQIDGFDIDYGNEVLTLKLGSLGTYVLNKQTPNRQIWMSSPVSGPSRFDWDRDANAWVYRRTEAKLHELLEEELENLCGEPIQLS, from the exons ATGGCTACAGCTTCAAGGTTCCTCCGGAGATTACAGAGGTCTCTCAAGCTTCCTCCACCCCTTCTCCGTAGCAATGTCCCAAGGGCTTTAAGCTGTTTGGCTCACAAAACT ACGGAGCCATTTGAATCTCGTATCCGCCATGATTCTTCTATTATTATCAGAAGCTTCTCTTCTCAAGGTCCTGCTCCTATCGATTACAG TTCGGTATTGCAGGAGGATGAGTTCCACAGATTAGCCAATGTCACTATAAATAACCTTCTTGAGAAGATTGAG GATTATGGTGATAATGTCCAGATTGATGGTTTCGACATTGATTATGGG AATGAAGTTCTCACACTAAAACTTGGATCTTTAGGCACATATGTACTCAATAAACAAACTCCTAATCGACAAATCTGGATGTCTTCACCTGTCAG TGGTCCGTCTAGATTCGACTGGGACAGGGATGCTAATGCATGGGTTTATCGGCGAACAGAAGCAAAGTTGCATGAACTGTTGGAAGAAGAGTTGGAGAATCTATGTGGCGAACCAATTCAACTCTCATAA
- the LOC106315448 gene encoding uncharacterized protein LOC106315448, translated as MLSDSGEMPADGDKHSAENSKKRKLKTPMQVMALENFYNEHKYPSEEMKAKIAEEIGLTEKQVSGWFCHRRLKDKRSVKEDGNNIGSQDRSSVVLQDRGSVLRQDSCGSTKQTDYWNPKAREVESQRLYDDDGEDSTSSERRSSLHKNLVSSKDVESSRYVGRSEHHPQAMRSHGASKPSGYLKVKGDSENVAITAVKRQLGRQYREDGPPLGVEFDPLPPGAFEPQTNNVIVQEPIYVGNQRRSQPPYFTGTRKSFVPGPSYEPARKPKMLSSDPYSSEEEEEDDDDDDDDDDDMMGGMEPGLGDKQSLREPSFKSPSLSYSNTVPDRKGPPQGVPLTNSKKSHISSKGRAEGSRNNLIDNFHNLSGTSQTHDYDKSILNGGRKTGYLTKSSNMLPLSGSRSSDSMERDTSSGMVGKYHGEKINHMKMHREKLHSTGEPLVTKRLKHGYPQQVYSETFERKDQINRSGVELPSSFNGDETEESSSSMD; from the exons ATGCTCTCAG ATTCAGGAGAGATGCCTGCTGATGGCGATAAACACTCTGCAGAGAACAGCAAGAAACGGAAGCTTAAGACTCCTATGCAAGTCATGGCCCTTGAGAATTTCTACAATG AGCATAAGTACCCGAGCGAAGAAATGAAGGCTAAGATAGCAGAGGAAATAGGCTTAACCGAGAAGCAAGTTTCAGGCTGGTTCTGCCACAGAAGGTTAAAGGACAAACGTTCTGTTAAAGAAGATGGGAACAACATAGGGAGCCAAGATCGGTCAAGCGTTGTTCTTCAGGATCGTGGCAGCGTGCTTCGACAGGATTCATGCGGTAGCACTAAGCAAACCGATTATTGGAACCCGAAGGCAAGGGAAGTCGAAAGTCAAAGGCTTTATGATGATGATGGTGAAGATAGCACATCTTCGGAACGTCGCTCGTCGTTGCATAAGAATCTTGTCTCTAGCAAAGATGTGGAGAGTTCTAGATACGTTGGACGTAGTGAGCATCATCCTCAGGCTATGAGAAGCCATGGGGCTAGTAAGCCTTCAGGGTACTTGAAAGTGAAGGGAGATAGTGAGAATGTTGCTATTACTGCGGTAAAGAGACAATTAGGAAGACAGTACCGAGAGGATGGTCCTCCTTTGGGAGTTGAGTTTGATCCTCTTCCTCCTGGTGCATTTGAGCCTCAGACTAATAATGTTATAGTTCAAG AGCCAATCTATGTTGGGAATCAAAGACGGTCTCAGCCTCCATACTTCACTGGAACTAGGAAGAGCTTTGTTCCTGGTCCT AGCTATGAACCAGCTCGTAAACCGAAGATGCTTTCGTCAGATCCATATTCATCAGAGGAGGAGGAGGAGGATGATGATGATGATGATGATGATGATGATGACATGATGGGTGGAATGGAGCCTGGTCTAGGAGATAAGCAGAGTCTTCGGGAGCCAAGTTTTAAATCCCCTTCTCTCAGTTACTCTAACACTGTCCCTGACCGCAAAGGTCCACCTCAAGGAGTCCCTCTAACAAACAGCAAGAAGAGTCATATAAGCTCCAAAGGTCGGGCTGAAGGTTCGAGAAACAATCTGATTGACAACTTCCATAATCTCTCTGGAACCAGTCAGACTCATGATTATGATAAAAGTATACTCAATGGTGGACGCAAGACCGGGTATCTCACTAAATCTTCAAACATGTTGCCTCTGAGTGGCAGCCGATCCTCTGATTCAATGGAGAGAGATACATCTTCTGGAATG GTGGGAAAGTATCATGGAGAGAAGATAAATCATATGAAAATGCATAGAGAAAAATTGCATTCAACCGGTGAACCGCTG GTTACCAAACGATTGAAACATGGCTATCCTCAGCAAGTCTACAGCGAGACTTTTGAAAGAAAAGACCAGATAAACCG GTCTGGTGTGGAGTTGCCGTCTAGTTTCAATGGAGACGAGACGGAAGAATCTAGCTCTTCTATGGATTAA
- the LOC106315446 gene encoding uncharacterized protein LOC106315446 yields MVRFFCFNSRIPRHRPKESVEGLSERVIREDGSNSKGLSSSIGESSKLADDSTAAIERIWKSEEIKPPQETGKHHHVCHLKKSQSHGDELYLDGRDATENGTDDGTDRVGSPNSLEQRETLAAGMSSNKRLERSPNVYQKDAPGSVSACQGSDQALYGSIFSVGDLRNDDISLYGEQMENSNSQTPYGSPLLVRSNSMPNIADSASGKSSPLKYSSRSSDDLCALGRRQRDNKPVHETDAKAKRNQDYDDDANGYSSMAKDWIVPATDELNSTEFIKGETSNQHAGYPGKDSRFKRIDDWVNDLQHVNSSAEEADEINDDEFQREPELTTAASPSVDVMRPTPGMEAAKKYFSSLSSAATTAQLVSRGLVVIPLLSKFVGLRVLNLSGNAIVKITAGAFPRGLHALNLSKNCISVIEGLRELTRLRVLDLRYNKILRLGHGLASCSSLKELYLAGNKISEIEGLHRLLKLAVLDLRFNKFSTTKCLGLLAANYSSLQAISLEGNPAQKNVGDEQLRKYLLGLLPHLVYYNRQGAKDARLGTSTLQLERGLRSELKNNGRKSSHGASSTHKAGSSSAARKASSGVQKRSSKERSSSRLPPVGHKVSPAAYENYCAASGDRLATLRSELSMRRTRSEGNLGPI; encoded by the exons ATGGTAAGGTTTTTCTGCTTCAACTCCCGCATCCCTCGCCATAGACCTAAG GAATCCGTGGAAGGGTTGTCAGAACGAGTGATCAGAGAAGATGGATCTAACTCAAAAGGATTGAGCTCTTCCATTGGTGAAAGCAGCAAGCTAGCTGATGACTCTACCGCTGCTATTGAGCGTATCTGGAAATCTGAGGAGATTAAACCTCCTCAAGAAACTGGGAAGCATCATCATGTATGTCATCTCAAGAAAAGTCAGTCTCATGGAGATGAGCTCTACTTGGACGGGAGGGACGCTACGGAGAATGGAACAGACGATGGCACAGATCGGGTTGGTTCTCCAAACTCTCTTGAACAGAGGGAGACTCTCGCGGCAGGAATGAGCAGCAACAAGCGTTTAGAAAGAAGTCCTAATGTGTATCAGAAAGATGCTCCAGGTTCGGTTTCTGCTTGCCAGGGCTCTGATCAAGCGCTCTATGGGTCCATTTTCTCGGTTGGAGATCTTCGTAATGATGATATCTCCTTATACGGTGAACAGATGGAGAACTCAAACAGCCAAACGCCTTATGGTTCACCATTGCTTGTGAGGTCGAACTCAATGCCTAATATCGCAGACTCTGCTTCAGGGAAATCTTCACCTCTCAAATACTCTTCAAGATCCTCAGATGATCTTTGTGCTCTTGGCAGACGCCAGAGAGATAATAAACCTGTCCACGAAACTGATGCAAAAGCGAAGCGAAATCAAGACTATGATGATGATGCAAATGGTTATTCTTCCATGGCAAAAGATTGGATAGTACCAGCTACAGACGAGCTCAACTCAACAGAGTTTATCAAAGGAGAAACATCAAACCAGCATGCAGGATATCCAGGAAAGGATTCTAGATTCAAGCGTATTGATGATTGGGTCAATGACCTTCAGCATGTAAACTCCTCAGCGGAAGAAGCCGATGAAATAAACGATGATGAGTTTCAAAGAGAACCGGAGCTAACAACAGCTGCTTCTCCTAGTGTAGATGTCATGAGGCCAACTCCTGGAATGGAGGCTGCGAAAAAGTATTTCTCTTCTCTGAGTAGTGCTGCAACCACAGCTCAGCTGGTTAGCCGTGGCCTTGTTGTGATACCACTCCTAAGCAAATTCGTTGGTCTGAGAGTTCTCAATCTCTCAGGAAATGCAATAG TTAAGATAACCGCTGGTGCTTTTCCTCGAGGACTACATGCATTGAACTTGTCAAAGAACTGTATCTCGGTGATCGAGGGGCTGCGTGAACTCACTCGGCTTCGAGTGTTAGACCTGCGTTACAACAAGATACTGAGACTTGGTCATG GTTTGGCTTCTTGCTCCTCCCTGAAAGAACTATACTTAGCTGGGAACAAGATTAGCGAAATCGAGGGTCTTCATCGTCTCTTGAAGCTGGCCGTCTTGGATCTACGCTTCAATAAGTTTTCAACCACCAAATGTCTCGGCCTGCTCGCTGCAAACTACAGTTCTCTCCAGGCTATAAGCTTGGAAGGCAACCCTGCGCAGAAGAACGTTGGCGATGAGCAACTGAGAAAGTATCTTTTGGGGCTCTTGCCACATTTGGTGTACTATAACAGACAAGGCGCTAAAGACGCTAGGCTAGGGACAAGCACGCTTCAGTTGGAACGAGGTCTCAGATCAGAGCTCAAAAACAACGGCAGGAAGAGTAGCCACGGTGCTTCGAGTACACACAAAGCTGGATCATCATCCGCAGCTCGTAAAGCTTCTTCGGGTGTGCAGAAAAGATCATCAAAGGAGAGAAGCAGCAGCCGTCTTCCACCTGTGGGACACAAAGTATCACCAGCTGCTTACGAGAACTATTGCGCTGCGAGTGGTGATAGGTTGGCTACTCTGAGATCAGAGCTCTCTATGCGTAGAACTCGTAGCGAAGGCAATCTTGGACCTATCTGA
- the LOC106315450 gene encoding putative cyclin-D6-1 — MEFHLEHPLSHSPSIHNNKNETNFNDDTLPPHSLFLVEPQHMPSPHYFHTLKSSASLLSNRNHAISSIIKYSRKLDDPSLTYLAVNYLDRFLSSEDMMPQSKPWILKLISLSCVSLSAKMRKPDISVCDLPVEGEMFDAQMIERMENVILGALKWRMRSVTPFSFLSFFLSLLFELEEDHSVLKHSLKAQATDLTFNLQHDIKFLEFKPSVVAAAALLFASSELCPQQFPCFSNRICQCTYVNKDELMECYKAMQERDVVEDNEGSNDTAINVLDQQFSSCEESAITASSPKRRKTITTSRC; from the exons ATGGAGTTTCATCTCGAACACCCTCTCTCACATTCTCCTTCTATCCACAACAACAAAAACGAAACAAATTTCAACGATGATACTTTACCACCACACTCTCTCTTCCTCGTCGAACCACAACACATGCCTTCTCCTCATTACTTCCACACCCTCAAATCCTCGGCTTCTCTCCTATCTAATCGAAACCACGCCATTTCTTCAATCATTAAG TATTCAAGAAAACTCGACGACCCTTCTCTGACGTATCTTGCGGTGAATTATCTAGACAGGTTCTTGTCCAGTGAAGATATGATGCCG CAATCAAAGCCTTGGATTCTCAAGCTTATCTCTCTTTCTTGTGTCTCTTTGTCTGCTAAAATGAGAAAGCCAGATATATCTGTCTGTGATCTTCCG GTGGAAGGTGAGATGTTTGATGCTCAGATGATAGAGAGAATGGAGAATGTGATCTTAGGAGCTCTTAAATGGCGAATGCGCTCTGTTACTCCCTTCTCCTTTCTCTCCTTCTTCCTTAGCCTTCTCTTCGAGCTCGAAGAAGATCATTCAGTACTTAAACATTCACTCAAAGCTCAAGCTACTGATCTCACTTTCAATCTTCAACATG ATATCAAGTTCCTAGAGTTTAAACCATCAGTGGTTGCAGCAGCTGCACTTCTCTTTGCTTCTTCTGAGCTTTGTCCTCAACAGTTTCCATGTTTCAGTAACAGAATATGCCAATGCACATATGTAAATAAG GATGAGTTAATGGAGTGTTACAAGGCAATGCAAGAGAGAGATGTAGTTGAAGACAACGAAGGAAGCAATGACACAGCAATAAATGTACTTGACCAGCAATTCTCTAGCTGTGAAGAAAGTGCAATCACAGCTTCGTCACCTAAGAGGAGGAAAACTATTACTACTAGTCGATGTTAA